In Nostocoides sp. HKS02, the DNA window TCGAGGAGGCCCGTCGGAGGCTGATCGACCTGGGCCTCGCCACGGCCGAACAGCTCACCGACGAGCCCTCGATCACTGCGAGCCCGCAGCTGGCCGATGGCGAGGAGGTCCCGCGCTGGGTGCACGTGACCTTCGGGTGGGAGCGTCACTGACCCCGACGCGGCATCCGGCAGTGCATATTGATGCCATGAACTCTCCGGCACCCAGTGCGCCTCAGATCCACCCCGTCACCCGCGCGATGATGGCCCAGCGCGCCCAGGACGTTCAGCTGAAGATCGCCGACGGCATCACGGCGTTCGCTGGCTCGATGACCTTCGTGTACCTGCACGCCGTGGGCTTCGCGATCTGGATGCTCTTCATCGAGTCGAGCCCCTGGCCCACCCTGACGCTCATCGTCTCGCTCGAGGCGATCTTCCTGTCGACGTTCGTCATGATCGGGCAGAACCGTCAGGCCGCGTTCCAGCAGGCCAAGGCCGACCACGACTTCGTCGAGTCCGAGCTCGAGCTCAAGACCAACACCGAGCTGACCCGCCAGATCCACGCGCTCACGACCGAGCTGCACAGCCGCATCGTCGCGCCGGGCAGCAGCTGAGCGCGAGCGCGACGATGCTCCTCGGCGCCCCTCGGCGTCAGGCGCCGGCCGCCACGAGGATGCCGTCGGTGAGGAAGCCCAACGCGAGACCGCCGAGGATGCACCAGGTCGTGAGCTCCTTCAGACCCGT includes these proteins:
- a CDS encoding DUF1003 domain-containing protein; the protein is MNSPAPSAPQIHPVTRAMMAQRAQDVQLKIADGITAFAGSMTFVYLHAVGFAIWMLFIESSPWPTLTLIVSLEAIFLSTFVMIGQNRQAAFQQAKADHDFVESELELKTNTELTRQIHALTTELHSRIVAPGSS